The Stieleria maiorica genome includes the window CGTTCACAAAGTACTCGACCTCGGCAGGTGCGTCGATTCTCACCATGGTATCGAAGGTCAATTGAGAGCCATCTGGCCGAACGACTGAAACGCTGACCGTTTGCTGCGGCTCTATCCCATTTCCGATGCCGGTGATGGTGTAGGTTTCATCGCCGCGTAAGCCCAGCGATTGTGCCGACTGGCCAGCCTTGAATTGCAAGGGTAGGACACCCATGCAGACAAGGTTGCTGCGGTGGATGCGTTCGTAGCTCTCTGCAATGATCGCCTTGATACCCAGCAGCGCCGCACCCTTGGCCGCCCAATCGCGCGAACTGCCCGAGCCGTATTCTTTTCCTGCAATGACCACCAGCGGTGTGCTTTCCTGCAAATATCGCATCGCGGCGTCGTAGATGGGCATCTTGTCCCCGCTAGGCGTGTGAATCGTCCAGGGACCCTCAATGCCGGGAACCATCGCATTGCGGAGGCGAATGTTGCCGAACGTCCCACGCATCATGACTTCGTGGTTGCCACGCCGCGAGCCGAAGCTATTGAATTCATTTATCGGAATACCGTGGCGGATCAGATATTCGCCCGCCGGTGAATCGGCAGCAATGGCACCGGCGGGAGAGATGTGATCGGTGGTGATGGTGTCTCCTAGCACCGCCAGCACGCGTGCCCGGTGGATATCTGTTGGTGGCTCTGGAGTGTCAGCAAAGTCGAGGAAAAAAGGTGGTTCGCGGACGTAGGTGGAGTCCTCGGTCCACTCGAACAACGTGCCGGTCGGCGCAGGCATACTCTTCCACTTGTCATCACCCTCGAAGATGCGACCGTATTCCAGATCAAATTGCTCAGAACTCACCGCCGTGGCCACCAAGGTTTCAATTTCTTTGGCGGTCGGCCAGATGTCCCTTAAATAAACGGCGTTGCCTTCTTGGTCGGTTCCCAGCGGGTCGACGCTGAGGTCACACAAGACCGTGCCGACCAGCGCATAGGCGACACAGAGTGGTGGCGAAGCCAGGTAACTGGCTTTTACATGCCCATGAATGCGGCCTTCGTAGTTTCGGTTGCCCGACAACACGGCAGCGACCGACAGTTTCTTCGTGGTCACCACCTCGGCGATTTCTTTGGGCAGAGGACCAGAGTTGCCGATGCAAGTCGTGCAACCATACCCCACCAGGTTGAAACCCAACTTTTCGAGATAGGGCGTCAGACCCGCTTTATCCAGGTATTGTGTGACGACGCGCGAGCCTGGTGCCAATGAAGTCTTCACCCAGGGCCGGCTTTGCAAGCCGGCTTCGACCGCTTTACGAGCCAGCAAACCGGCGGCGATCATGACCGACGGGTTCGACGTGTTCGTGCAACTGGTGATCGCAGCGATGACAACCGAGCCATCCCGGACCGATGCCGCGGCGCTGGGCTCCTCCAAATTCTCTTTGGATGCTTTGAGAAACCGGCCGGCCTCCGAACAGCCTTCGTCCTTGAACCGAGCGAGTTCTTGCCGACTTGCCTCGGCCGCCTTACCGTCAAGGATGGAGTGAAACGACTCGGTCACGCCCGCTAGTGAGACACGGTCCTGAGGCCGTTTTGGCCCGGCAACACTCGGTTCAACTTGGCTCAAGTCAAGGTCGAGGACTTCGCTAAAGTTCGGCTCGACGGCGTCATCGGTCCGGAACAATCCCTGCTCTCGCGTGTATCGCTCGACCAGATCGACATTGTCGCCACGACCGGTCAGACGCAGGTATTCCAGCGTGTTCGAATCGACCGGAAACAGCGTGGCCGTTGCGCCGAACTCCGGCGACATGTTGGACAACGTGGCACGGTCTGCGATGCTCAATGAACTCAGTCCCGGCCCAAAAAACTCGACAAACTTACCCACCACACCGTGCGCCCGGAGGATTTGAGCGAGCGTCAGCACGAGATCGGTCGCGGTTGTTCCGGGCGGCAGTGTGCCGCGCGTCCGGACCCCGAGCACGACAGGTTTCGGCAGAAACATCGGCTGCCCCAGCATCGCCGCTTCGGCCTCGATCCCGCCGACCCCCCAACCCAATACACCGAGGCCGTTGATCATCGGTGTGTGTGAATCGGTTCCCACCAAGGTATCGGGAAACGCCCAGCCGTCACGCTCGATCACGACGCGGCCCAGATGTTCGAGATTGACCTGATGACAGATCCCCATTCCGGGAGGCACCACGCGGAAGCCGTCAAAGGCCTGCTGTGCCCAGTTCAGCAAAGCGTAGCGTTCGCGATTGCGGCGGTACTCCCAACTCAGATTGGTGGCGTAGGCATCGGGGCTGCCGAATCGGTCGACTTGGACGGAGTGATCAATGACCAGGTCGACCGGAACAAAGGGATTGACGCTCTGTGGGTCACCGCCGGCTCTGGCGACCGCGCTTCTCATGGCCGCGAGGTCCACCACGGCGGGAACACCGGTAAAATCCTGCATCAGGACTCGAGCCGGCATGAACGCGATCGACGCAGCGGGGCCATCGGGCCAACGAGCGAGTGCTTCCACGTCAGCCGGCGACACATCCCTGCCCCCCGCACGCCGAGCGATATTCTCCAGCAGGATCTTGACGGTGTGGGGAAGTCGCGTCACATCTGCGCCGGTCTTGTCGGCCAGCATTGTCAGGCTCACGTAACGTGCAGTTGTCGTGGCGGTTGTCAAAGTTGCCGCAATACCGAATGGATCATTCGTCATCTGGATGCTCCCTCTTTCCGCCACTGGTGAAACAATCGAGTGCATAGCGTGGCACGTGCTACGTCGTCCATTGTGAGCGATGTGCAGCGCAATGGACAGTGTCTGGCAGGAAAAGAGGAGGCGGAGTCGTGAAGGAAGTGCCAGTTGCCCGTCAATACCGAGGGCCACGTGATCGTGACGCGCTACGGAGCGGTCGAGGCTGCGTTGATCAAGAAGCTGACGCAGTTCAAATCCCCTACATGATCCTCATGTCGGATGTCGCAGAAGCTTTGCGACTTCACGATCTGGACTTGAAAGTCGTCGTGGGTGGATTGGATGATCCAGAGACGTATCGCCTGTTGCGTACCGAATCGGCAGCACGTGTGAAGGTCATAGCGCAAGGGTGCGCTTACAACCACATGAACCAGTTCCGCAGCGACGGCACCACAAGCTGAATGAGGGAAAACGCCGAGTTGACGGGGATCCGGTATGCTGGCTTCGAGTCCAGCCACTGAGCAAGTCAGGAAATTCCCCGATCAGGACCGAGCTATGGAAAAGATAACCGGCTTCACCCGCCTGCATGCACTGCTCGTCGACGACGACGAACTGGCGCAGGTGTGCCGCGACTTACCCGAATCTGCGTGCCGCTCGCAGCCGCACAACTACGGCGTACACATCGTGTCGCTGAGTCTCACGAAAGTCGGCGAAGGCCTGGCCGACCCCAAGCTCGTGCTCTCCTGGTTGCTTGACGCGGTCGGCACACCGACCTGGGCGCTCGGTCTGTTGGTGCCGGTGCGCGAATCACTGGCGATGCTGCCGCAACTGGCGATCTCGGCGCGTCTTCGGCGGCTCTCCATCCGCAAGCCGGTCTACGTGGTCGGCTGTGTCGTCCAGGGCGCAGCGATCATCAGCTTCGGCCTGATGGGCTGGTTCGCACAAATGTTCTCCGGCACCGTGGTTGGCATCGTGGCGGTCGCACTGATCGCGATCTTCGCTCTCGGCCGCAGCCTGTGCTCGATCAGCCACAAGGACTTGCTCGGAAAAACCGTGGACAAGGGCCGGCGTGGCTCGGTCAGCGGCACGACGGGGACCATCGCTGCCTTGGCGACGCTGCTGTTGGCGCTCGGCTATTCAATAGGCTGGATCCCACTCACGGTGCCGGTCGTCGCCGGCATGGTCGTGCTCGGCGGCGGCTGTTGGCTACTGGCTGCGTTTGTCTTCGGATTAGTTCGGGAAGAACCCGGCGCGACCGAAGGCAGCATTGACGGTCTGGCCGCAGTCATCGAGCAGCTCGGCCTGCTGCGTCGCGACGCACAGCTGCGCCGTCTCATCGTGACGCGTACATTATTGCTGTCAACGGCATTGGCGCCGCCGTTTTATATCGCACTCAGCGGCGATCGTGCAGCCAGTGGTCTCGGCACGCTGGGGCCTTTCATGATCGCGTCAGCGGCGGCGAGTCTGTGCAGCGCCTACGTCTGGGGCCGCTTCTCCGACCGGTCAAGTCGTCTCGTGTTGATGCTCGCGGCGACGCTCGCCGCGCTGGCCAACGCGGTTGCTGCCGTCGTCGCCCTGGCGATGCCAACCGTACTGCAAGAGGCGTCATTTTTGCCGGCGCTGCTGTTCGTACTCATGATCGCCCATCAAGGCGTACGGCTCGGGCGTTCCGTGCACGTGGTCGACATGGCGGACCGCGACAACCGCGCAACATACACCGCACTCAGCAATTCGATGGTCGGTCTGATTCTGCTCGCCGGAGGCGTTTTCGGAGTCATCGCGCAGTGGCTCGGCATCGGCGCCGTGCTGGCGATCTTTACTTCGATGGCAGCCCTGGCGATCTTCGCGGCGGCCGGGTTGGACGACGTCCAGGCCACTTAGCGATCTGTTCGATGAGCTTTGCGTTGCCCTTTGCGACCTAGGGAATCATGTCAGCGAGGAGCTCACCGTAGCGAGAAGCGAAGTCATCAAGAATGACCAGGCGCTCAAACCACTAGCCGGGTGGATAGCTCATCCGTTGATCCTAGGCCGCCGATAGGCGAATCGTTCTCAATCGCAGCGCATTGCCGATGACCGACACGCTGCTGAAGCTCATCGCGGCGGCTGCGATCATCGGGTTGAGCAGCAGGCCAAAAATA containing:
- the acnA gene encoding aconitate hydratase AcnA; amino-acid sequence: MHSIVSPVAERGSIQMTNDPFGIAATLTTATTTARYVSLTMLADKTGADVTRLPHTVKILLENIARRAGGRDVSPADVEALARWPDGPAASIAFMPARVLMQDFTGVPAVVDLAAMRSAVARAGGDPQSVNPFVPVDLVIDHSVQVDRFGSPDAYATNLSWEYRRNRERYALLNWAQQAFDGFRVVPPGMGICHQVNLEHLGRVVIERDGWAFPDTLVGTDSHTPMINGLGVLGWGVGGIEAEAAMLGQPMFLPKPVVLGVRTRGTLPPGTTATDLVLTLAQILRAHGVVGKFVEFFGPGLSSLSIADRATLSNMSPEFGATATLFPVDSNTLEYLRLTGRGDNVDLVERYTREQGLFRTDDAVEPNFSEVLDLDLSQVEPSVAGPKRPQDRVSLAGVTESFHSILDGKAAEASRQELARFKDEGCSEAGRFLKASKENLEEPSAAASVRDGSVVIAAITSCTNTSNPSVMIAAGLLARKAVEAGLQSRPWVKTSLAPGSRVVTQYLDKAGLTPYLEKLGFNLVGYGCTTCIGNSGPLPKEIAEVVTTKKLSVAAVLSGNRNYEGRIHGHVKASYLASPPLCVAYALVGTVLCDLSVDPLGTDQEGNAVYLRDIWPTAKEIETLVATAVSSEQFDLEYGRIFEGDDKWKSMPAPTGTLFEWTEDSTYVREPPFFLDFADTPEPPTDIHRARVLAVLGDTITTDHISPAGAIAADSPAGEYLIRHGIPINEFNSFGSRRGNHEVMMRGTFGNIRLRNAMVPGIEGPWTIHTPSGDKMPIYDAAMRYLQESTPLVVIAGKEYGSGSSRDWAAKGAALLGIKAIIAESYERIHRSNLVCMGVLPLQFKAGQSAQSLGLRGDETYTITGIGNGIEPQQTVSVSVVRPDGSQLTFDTMVRIDAPAEVEYFVNGGILEMVLRQLLPPTARG